A single genomic interval of Shewanella halotolerans harbors:
- a CDS encoding CobW family GTP-binding protein yields the protein MILKPIPTHVVTGFLGVGKTSFIQYLLAHKPADETWAVLVNEFGEIGIDGELLKSEGGDVAIKEVAGGCLCCAAGVPTQVAVNQLIAKARPDRLFIEPTGLGHPKAIVETLSQGHFKPVLSMRASLCLVDPRKLEDPRYLESELFTEQLRIADLILANKMDLASLADLQQLEAYLKQQSITAEVLPVQVAQLLSENETSLYQYLEKHYFARHTAWRVSKPAASTGSSLLGSRPAMPFDDADDRRKLSIAELAFDEQGIYRASNRHEGRYTLGWVFDCRYEFDFEALVAWVKAQDCLRLKAVMITGDGIAAFNYVDGQLGVMELDDSLDSRLEMIADKPLPQAEIELALLCLTKRLPI from the coding sequence ATGATCCTCAAGCCCATCCCTACCCATGTCGTGACAGGTTTTCTCGGTGTGGGAAAAACCAGTTTTATCCAATACCTGCTCGCCCATAAGCCAGCCGATGAGACTTGGGCCGTGCTGGTGAACGAATTTGGCGAGATAGGCATAGACGGTGAGCTGCTCAAGAGTGAGGGCGGTGATGTCGCCATCAAAGAGGTGGCGGGAGGCTGCTTATGCTGCGCCGCCGGGGTGCCAACTCAGGTGGCGGTCAATCAGCTTATCGCTAAGGCGAGGCCTGATCGTCTGTTTATCGAGCCCACTGGGCTGGGCCATCCCAAGGCTATCGTCGAGACCCTGAGCCAGGGGCATTTCAAGCCGGTGTTGTCGATGCGAGCCAGTCTCTGTCTGGTGGATCCCAGAAAACTCGAGGACCCGCGTTACCTCGAGAGCGAACTGTTTACCGAACAGCTGCGTATCGCCGATCTTATCCTGGCCAACAAGATGGATCTGGCAAGCCTGGCCGACTTGCAGCAGCTAGAGGCCTATTTGAAGCAGCAATCCATCACTGCCGAGGTGTTGCCGGTGCAAGTGGCGCAGCTTCTCTCGGAAAATGAAACCAGCCTGTATCAATATCTTGAGAAGCACTATTTTGCGCGGCATACCGCCTGGCGCGTTAGCAAGCCTGCAGCCTCGACAGGCTCCTCGCTATTAGGCAGTCGGCCCGCGATGCCCTTCGATGACGCGGATGATAGGCGTAAACTATCGATTGCAGAGCTGGCATTTGATGAGCAGGGGATCTACCGCGCCAGCAATCGGCATGAGGGCCGTTATACCCTGGGCTGGGTGTTCGACTGTCGCTATGAGTTTGACTTCGAGGCTCTGGTGGCCTGGGTAAAGGCGCAAGATTGTCTGCGCCTCAAGGCGGTGATGATAACGGGCGATGGGATCGCGGCCTTTAACTATGTGGACGGTCAACTCGGCGTGATGGAGCTGGATGATAGCTTGGATTCACGCCTGGAGATGATAGCCGATAAGCCGCTGCCCCAGGCCGAGATTGAGCTGGCGCTGCTCTGTCTAACTAAACGCCTGCCTATCTAA
- a CDS encoding MATE family efflux transporter, with protein MTEHHAAHQSDEHSDLATAPIPKLVWRYAIPTILSMVVTGVYVAIDGMFVGHYLGEVGLAGMMLAYPVGAILYAVGALIGMGAASLVSINLGLKDVARARHLLGNAFTLCLLAGTGLALLGTHWSQTILIWLGAEGEVLASAEQYLFWYFALGVFPVLAIAFTALLRNDGRPGFVTLVLIFSGCLNVLLDWLLIVVFPYGLAGAAIATMICQAFTALACLQHFFTKRTRLGINWQQMRLNLDHCSNILRVGVPSFLMNLYLSIVLTLHNMAFLWVGGPIHVAAYGVVSYAEALFYLIFEGIAFGTQPLFSFNTGAKRFDRVFETLRLVIIMTLVTALAGVAFIYWAPEYLVYIFAGDNPELTPVAIEGMRLYFWGLPFEGLILVGAAFFQAINRPKEASILTGSKLVLIAMVLYLFAWLFGVTGVWISLASCSLLLTIWMIYTLTKLSKKLTDPMF; from the coding sequence ATGACCGAGCATCATGCCGCGCACCAAAGTGATGAGCACTCAGATCTAGCCACAGCCCCCATCCCTAAGCTGGTGTGGCGCTACGCCATTCCCACCATACTCTCCATGGTGGTGACCGGCGTCTATGTGGCCATCGACGGCATGTTTGTCGGTCATTACCTTGGCGAGGTGGGCTTGGCGGGCATGATGCTGGCCTATCCCGTGGGGGCGATCCTCTACGCCGTCGGCGCCTTGATAGGTATGGGCGCCGCCTCTCTGGTGTCGATAAACCTGGGGCTAAAAGATGTCGCTAGGGCAAGGCACCTGCTGGGTAACGCCTTCACCCTCTGCCTGCTGGCGGGAACAGGCCTGGCCCTGCTGGGTACCCATTGGAGCCAGACCATTCTCATCTGGCTCGGGGCCGAAGGGGAGGTGCTGGCCAGCGCCGAGCAATATCTGTTTTGGTATTTTGCCCTCGGGGTCTTTCCCGTGCTCGCCATCGCCTTTACCGCCTTGCTGCGTAACGATGGCCGCCCCGGCTTCGTCACCCTGGTGCTTATCTTCTCGGGTTGTTTGAACGTGTTATTGGATTGGCTGCTGATCGTCGTCTTTCCCTATGGCCTGGCGGGCGCCGCCATCGCCACCATGATCTGTCAGGCCTTCACCGCGCTCGCCTGCCTGCAGCATTTCTTCACCAAGCGCACGCGATTGGGGATCAACTGGCAGCAGATGCGTCTGAACCTGGACCATTGCAGCAACATCCTCAGGGTCGGCGTGCCAAGCTTCTTGATGAACCTCTACCTCTCCATCGTCCTGACCCTGCATAATATGGCGTTTCTCTGGGTAGGCGGCCCTATTCATGTGGCGGCCTATGGGGTGGTGAGCTACGCCGAGGCGCTGTTTTACCTGATTTTCGAGGGGATAGCTTTTGGTACCCAGCCCCTGTTTAGCTTCAACACCGGGGCGAAGCGTTTCGACAGGGTGTTCGAGACCCTGAGACTGGTCATCATCATGACCCTGGTGACCGCGCTTGCGGGCGTCGCCTTCATCTACTGGGCGCCAGAATATCTGGTTTATATCTTTGCCGGGGATAATCCTGAGCTGACGCCCGTGGCGATAGAGGGGATGCGTCTCTACTTCTGGGGACTGCCGTTCGAGGGGCTTATTCTGGTGGGCGCAGCCTTCTTCCAGGCGATCAACCGTCCTAAGGAGGCCTCGATATTGACAGGTAGCAAGCTGGTGCTGATCGCCATGGTGCTCTATCTGTTTGCCTGGCTGTTTGGGGTCACAGGTGTTTGGATCTCTCTGGCGAGCTGCTCCTTGTTGCTGACCATCTGGATGATTTACACTTTAACTAAGCTTTCCAAGAAGTTAACTGACCCTATGTTTTAA
- a CDS encoding TonB family protein, with amino-acid sequence MKKSLSGLALVLCAHFAAPLSIASPFSESYAAYQQALAGQDKALVALTAAKAYELGQGYFESDSIDLVNLELNLATALQDNGESQAAHEHFNNVIQVYRKHFGRDAIELVDPLIGAAQTMAASREKVDLFKQAIAIAEDADKPLLLAEVKMLTFNGLASTHFYTREIRDEALEAYEIYRQEMPADAMARLKATYYVGMIKAAEKKYDKAVPLLEEVIKQFSVLDFSHPYKLAAHARLVEIYEAEGESDKSTQHCVAIGSMKPWSEKQEQAPLYREAPKYPISYARDRREGWTQMSFTVDEQGFVRDPVVLASEGGQQFTRESLKAIKRWRYAPKFVDGKPVPAEVSVQLEYKVN; translated from the coding sequence ATGAAGAAGTCATTATCAGGCCTCGCCCTGGTGTTGTGCGCGCACTTCGCTGCGCCCCTAAGTATCGCATCGCCATTTAGCGAAAGCTACGCCGCCTATCAGCAGGCGCTGGCCGGGCAAGATAAAGCCCTGGTGGCGCTTACCGCTGCCAAGGCCTACGAGCTAGGTCAGGGCTATTTCGAATCAGACAGTATCGATCTGGTTAATCTCGAGCTTAATCTGGCCACTGCGCTGCAAGACAATGGCGAGAGCCAGGCCGCCCACGAGCATTTCAACAATGTCATTCAGGTCTATCGCAAGCACTTTGGCCGCGATGCCATAGAGCTAGTCGATCCCTTGATTGGCGCCGCCCAGACCATGGCCGCCTCGAGAGAGAAGGTGGATCTGTTCAAGCAGGCGATCGCCATCGCCGAGGACGCCGACAAGCCGCTGCTGCTGGCCGAGGTGAAGATGTTGACCTTCAATGGTCTGGCATCGACCCATTTCTATACCCGGGAGATACGTGACGAGGCGCTGGAAGCCTACGAGATCTATCGTCAAGAGATGCCGGCCGATGCCATGGCAAGGCTCAAGGCCACCTATTATGTTGGCATGATCAAGGCGGCGGAAAAGAAGTATGACAAGGCGGTTCCTCTGCTCGAAGAGGTGATCAAGCAGTTCTCCGTGCTCGACTTTAGCCATCCCTACAAGCTGGCCGCCCATGCGCGTCTGGTGGAGATCTATGAGGCCGAAGGCGAGAGCGACAAGTCGACCCAGCATTGTGTGGCGATCGGCAGCATGAAACCCTGGTCCGAGAAGCAGGAGCAGGCGCCCCTCTACCGGGAAGCGCCAAAGTACCCTATCTCCTATGCCAGAGACCGCCGGGAAGGCTGGACCCAGATGTCCTTTACCGTGGATGAGCAGGGGTTTGTGCGTGACCCTGTGGTGTTGGCCTCGGAAGGGGGGCAGCAGTTTACCCGCGAGTCGCTAAAGGCCATCAAGCGCTGGCGCTACGCCCCTAAGTTTGTCGATGGTAAACCCGTACCCGCCGAGGTGAGCGTGCAGCTCGAGTACAAGGTCAACTAA
- the nadK gene encoding NAD(+) kinase, translating into MSKAFHSIGLIGKPHHSGTHKTLKRLHHWLTMQSYDVYVEERVAAEIGPQVKSVDLLQIGEYCDLAIVVGGDGNMLGAARVLARFDIGVIGVNRGNLGFLTDLPPDTFEEALGKVLQGEYETEHRFLLESEVHRHGEMKSSNTAVNEAVLHPGKIAHMIEFEVYIDDKFMYSQRADGMIVSTPTGSTAYSLSAGGAILTPNLEALILVPMFPHTLSCRPIVVDACSIIKLVVSPDNGDALEVSCDGHVTLPVLPGDEIIVRRSKERLRLIHPKGYNYFHVLRNKLGWGSKLF; encoded by the coding sequence ATGAGCAAAGCGTTTCACTCAATCGGCTTAATCGGCAAACCCCATCACTCAGGGACCCATAAGACCCTCAAACGTCTGCATCACTGGTTGACCATGCAGTCCTACGATGTTTATGTCGAAGAGCGGGTTGCCGCCGAGATAGGCCCACAGGTGAAATCCGTGGATCTGCTGCAGATTGGCGAGTATTGCGATCTGGCCATAGTGGTGGGCGGTGACGGTAACATGCTAGGTGCCGCACGGGTGTTGGCCCGCTTCGATATCGGCGTGATTGGCGTTAACCGCGGCAATCTGGGCTTTCTCACCGACCTGCCCCCTGATACCTTCGAAGAGGCCCTGGGCAAAGTGCTCCAGGGCGAGTATGAGACTGAGCACAGGTTCCTGCTGGAATCTGAGGTACACAGACACGGCGAGATGAAGTCGAGCAACACAGCGGTCAACGAGGCGGTGCTCCACCCTGGCAAGATTGCCCACATGATCGAGTTCGAGGTCTATATCGACGACAAGTTCATGTACAGCCAACGCGCCGACGGCATGATAGTCTCCACCCCAACGGGCTCGACCGCCTACTCGCTGTCTGCCGGTGGCGCCATACTGACGCCGAATCTGGAAGCCCTGATCCTGGTGCCCATGTTTCCCCATACCCTCTCCTGCCGCCCGATCGTGGTGGACGCCTGCAGCATCATCAAGCTGGTCGTGTCGCCAGACAACGGCGATGCCCTGGAGGTGAGCTGTGATGGCCACGTCACCCTACCTGTATTGCCGGGGGATGAGATCATCGTCAGGCGCAGTAAGGAGCGGCTCAGACTGATCCACCCCAAGGGTTATAACTACTTTCACGTGCTTCGAAACAAACTGGGTTGGGGCAGCAAGCTGTTTTAG